ggacatcggcgggctgtccagtacctctgtctatcattcattcattcctccagtcagatGGGAGGACGAGGAGCTATGAAGCCGCTggaagtgctttcacactgaacgtgattctTGTGCCCCGCCCCTCCATCGCCGCGCGACAAATTCACAGCGTGCCGCTCATCAAAAAGCGAGTTTCTGACGCCGCGCCGGGTGTTGGAGGAGCTGaatgtctcacttagaatgaatgggagacacatgtggagttttatttatgtcaaaactccagcagaattaagacatttccgcgcacgcatcaaacattccgCGCGGACAAATCAGACTCTCGCGAGCGCCTTTTCCTCCTCCACAAGCAGAAAAACTCTGACTACTTCCACGTGCGTGAGTGATGCGCGCGTGCGCGagagcagaatcttcaaaggtgCTTCCACAACGGCCGTGTggggtgcgttcaagaacgcggtctGCGCGTggtcagcaggtggtatccacacctgCACAgtgcggtcacgcacgcagtagcagagaggagattcttcttctattgtatttttactgttcattagagcacttctgcatctacaacagggagaatctCAGAGGAAATCAAAACGGTGGAAATCCCCCAAAATGTTTCTCCATACTTTTAGttgtcacaactctgtccttttaaatgtctgtctgggtgtcatattaacccgaccggacacaaaccgcaaAGATTCCTTTCTCTTTGATCGTGTTCAGCACTTCAGTTCTTTGAAGCAGACGCCACACATGCAGCTCCCAAATcagagctcctgattggtcagagctctgtgctgctgcaactgtgcgtggaaatgttGAACCGGAATGAAGATTCAGTGGGCGTTCAGTGCGTGTccgatttgtgcgtagagctcgagaccagagttaaaaaaaattgcgtAGCAACGCGCAGTTACGCGCGCTCCAGATGTGGAGGCCAGGAATGCTGGTGTGCGCGCGTTTGCATTGAGGTTTCAGTGAGCgcgctgctctcagctcagaaatgaaggaggttCTGTAAATACAGAGATTTGaaacttaataaaaatagttttctctggtccagAGTTTCAGCTGCAAATATCATTTGTATTAGataatttgctcaagttaaacgtatatctcctcaaaatatcaaaatattgtacttttactatcattacagaaaaaaaaaaacttctaaataatttgttttattattttttccttctttttttcttagaatccttccaaaactttcagacaaagttaaaacaaatctttccttgtttccctccacattagtgatgaattctgtttttttctcagagattcagttctctggttcactgtaaacagcggctctttctgccACCAAATgcctttttaggttgtttttgccatatttaatttattatcaactacataggattatgcacaatatccataactaatgtaaacatgtttttattcatattcccCCAAAGGGGCTGCGCCCCACCATTTAAACACTGTtccagtcagtcagtcaatcagTCAATAtatggtttcttcagtcgtctgtatctgctgtatggtcatggttatcattttatttattcattattgatttttttaaattaatttttaaaaattaattatttttaataaagctgtttgagaacattggaatgttttatcagtgattttcttgtgaaaatcctgatgcggcccagcctcacccacactccgcctccagcggcccccggctgaattgagtttgagacccctgatctacagggtcacggggtgctggagcctatcctagttactgttgggcaaaggcagggaTGGActtggacaggttgccagtctgtcaaaGAACCACAGCTCACACTGACACACACGGAAAACAACAAAGTCAGTCACACGCCCGACCTCTGAGGACATCGTAGCGATCGgtatcttgcccaaggacactttgacccACATGACAGGACAGAGCAGGAACCAAACGtgcaatcagaggttgaccgctttACCTCTGTGCCACAGAATGTTTGTATGTGGTAGAACTACTGAAAGCTAACTTCCtcttaacacacaaaaaattgtgttaaactaGTGTATCTCACAGAGCGACCTGCTGACTCAGGACTCGGCTTCCTGCATGTTTGTATCGGGTCTGCGGTCACCTACTTGGGTCACAGAActgtttaaaaaactgtttttgtctatgatttaaaattttagcaaaatgtcttactaaatatttactgatgataattatgatttcattttattgttaatcagtaatcaaaaataactttaagaGTGGAGAACCTTTCATTTTATTAAGCTCTTTGATTCCTTTATATGTTACACACGTTTGCTATTTAAAGCCACAGAAAGACAAAGCTTGAATATATTTCTTTAggtatgaaataaaaatgtgccaTAAATAAGAGCTTGGATGAAACTTTCAACAGAATGAAATTGGATAACAGTGAATTAAGTTGTAACAGTTTGCCTCATTTATTGTGggagttacattctaaaaataatgcGTGATAGGTGAAATCAGCAAAGTGGGATTACAGGCTGTTCAACTCCCCACTAACCATTTTCAGACTTTTCAATTCCTGAAATTCAAActgtcatagaaaaaaaagtccagtatCACAGAAAGAAAGCTAAGATCTGATTGCGATTGGAGGACAGttaaacacattctgtacaggagataCAGTCCAGAGAAgatgattgacaaggtcaacatcCAATCAGAGCACAGAATATAGTGCACTGGGTTAGGAAAAATAACAAgcaaaaattgcattaaaaaaaatccataaaacagtgattttgcaaataaaagttttttacaGGTCCTCAAATCTACTTTCAACCTTATGGtcttgcattatttttttctgacaaaaagcACACAGCTGAcaataaaaagcagaagaatCCCTGTTCTAATGACAGATAGCTGAACTAAAACTGTAGTCTGAGCTGCTTGACTTCTGACCATCACCTCGGTTCCACTCCCAAACAGCATCTTCCCACAGGAGGCTACAACACAGAAGTAGGTTCCAGCATCAGAGAAGTTCAGGTTCTTCTTCTGCAAACTGTAGGTACAGTTCCATGAAGGAGGTCCTGGAGCAGCGACAGGTTTGCAGTGTTTTCTCTGTGTGTGGAGGACCCCCGGCTGAGAGCCATGTCTGAACCAGCAGACAGTGTGTCCTTCCCCACAGTTCCCAGTGTGAACCGTACAGCTGAAGTTGATGGAGCCACCAGATGGGATGATCTCCGACGTCGGTTCCTGGACGATGATTTCTGCCTGACTTTTTTCTACAGAGAATCGGCTTCATGAGAAACAAAACCCTTCCTTGTTCCCTTTAGTCAAAATTTACCAAAGCTGCTCACCTTTAACGCTAAGAAAGACGCCGTCCCCAAACTCCACCTTGTTGGTGTGCGAGCTTCCACAGAAATAAGTGGCTGAATCTGAGAGCTGCACGTCAGAGATGTGTAAGTGGTTGAAGCCGTCCTCCTTCTGCAGAGAAAATCGAGGGTTCTTCTTCAGCCAGTGGTCCACTTTAGACGGGTCATCgtatttgtgaaagaaaaatagaagCTCAAGTCTTCCTCCGAGGGTTTGCTGGTACCAGGAGAAGTGCATCGCGATTATCTTTTCATAGAAGCATTGCAGCGTCACGTTTTCCCCGACAGTGACGGATCGGACACCAGTGTCCTGTTTGACTGCTCCAGCCCAGACCACGGCGGACAGATGGACTGATGAAGAGAATATCAGAGATGTGCTTTCAAGTTTAAACTGTGAGAATGAATAAAAGTTAGACTCACAAAATCCAGACAGGATCACACACAGCTGCATCTTCA
This window of the Oryzias melastigma strain HK-1 unplaced genomic scaffold, ASM292280v2 sc00231, whole genome shotgun sequence genome carries:
- the LOC112139551 gene encoding uncharacterized protein LOC112139551, producing the protein MHFSWYQQTLGGRLELLFFFHKYDDPSKVDHWLKKNPRFSLQKEDGFNHLHISDVQLSDSATYFCGSSHTNKVEFGDGVFLSVKEKSQAEIIVQEPTSEIIPSGGSINFSCTVHTGNCGEGHTVCWFRHGSQPGVLHTQRKHCKPVAAPGPPSWNCTYSLQKKNLNFSDAGTYFCVVASCGKMLFGSGTEVMVRSQAAQTTVLVQLSVIRTGILLLFIVSCVLFVRKK